Proteins from a single region of Primulina tabacum isolate GXHZ01 chromosome 5, ASM2559414v2, whole genome shotgun sequence:
- the LOC142545565 gene encoding putative protein phosphatase 2C 55 has translation MVIIKRKFKRSIRKRGCPKIYMAGGSFYSPKNNKSKPLGVDAHFISKEANAIGVADGVGRWGENGINAGEFSRELMRNALDSIKNHPGGDVVLDPKRVLYEAFSNTKAKGSSTACIITLSGRHIRAANLGDSGFMVMRRGKIVYTSPVQQHKFNHPYQLGKYEGGDVLEKADEIMVPVECYDIIVAGTDGLFDNMFPEDIEAVVKQCLGEGYDQNPVAFNLAMAARRNSLDKTRCSPFDINARQAGVLPFGGKCDDITVVVAHILPSS, from the coding sequence ATGGTGATCATTAAACGCAAATTCAAGAGGTCTATAAGAAAACGTGGATGTCCGAAAATATACATGGCTGGTGGATCCTTCTACTCACCCAAAAATAACAAGTCGAAACCCCTAGGCGTAGACGCCCACTTCATCTCAAAGGAGGCCAATGCCATTGGTGTGGCGGACGGGGTTGGCCGATGGGGGGAAAATGGCATCAACGCAGGAGAATTCTCTAGAGAACTCATGCGCAACGCGCTGGACTCAATCAAGAATCACCCTGGTGGTGATGTAGTGCTAGACCCCAAGCGAGTGCTTTACGAAGCCTTCTCAAACACGAAGGCGAAGGGCTCTTCCACCGCCTGCATCATCACACTCTCCGGAAGACACATCCGTGCGGCCAACTTGGGTGACAGCGGTTTCATGGTTATGAGGAGAGGAAAGATTGTGTACACTTCGCCTGTACAGCAGCACAAATTCAACCATCCTTATCAGCTGGGAAAATATGAGGGTGGCGATGTACTGGAGAAAGCAGATGAGATCATGGTGCCGGTAGAGTGTTACGACATCATCGTCGCGGGAACCGACGGACTTTTCGACAATATGTTTCCTGAGGATATTGAGGCTGTGGTAAAGCAGTGTTTGGGGGAAGGATATGATCAGAATCCGGTGGCTTTCAATTTGGCTATGGCGGCCCGCCGGAACTCCTTGGATAAAACTAGGTGCTCACCATTTGATATAAATGCCCGCCAAGCCGGGGTTCTGCCCTTCGGAGGCAAATGTGATGATATTACAGTGGTTGTTGCCCATATCCTTCCTTCGAGCTGA
- the LOC142545624 gene encoding putative protein phosphatase 2C 55, with the protein MINVDDHRILLLTQRKRLGEDAHFVFEEANAIGVADGVGGCSNRGVDAGEYSRSELMRNVVEPWKQSRTAAARAPWTRSAFFMKLTGKPTACILTIAGRTLRALNVFTHTAAQIQPSFSVGENFSGDTPDVAEENTVTVESGDVIIAGTDGLFDNVYPDDIEEVVRLCQEEANEPELVAWKLAKVMRQNSLNENIHTPFESSGYEAGVLHFGGKYADITVVAAFVVRINGDRLLVVDDDRIGWLHNLAVGHGYGIRQLLRPFGNADISC; encoded by the exons ATGATCAATGTCGATGATCACCGGATTCTTCTGCTTACCCAAAGAAAACGACTCGGCGAAGATGCCCACTTCGTCTTTGAGGAGGCCAACGCCATTGGAGTGGCGGATGGCGTGGGCGGATGTTCGAATAGAGGCGTCGACGCAGGAGAGTACTCGAGATCAGAACTGATGCGCAACGTGGTGGAACCGTGGAAGCAATCAAGAACCGCCGCCGCAAGAGCGCCGTGGACCCGAAGTGCTTTCTTCATGAAGCTTACTGGAAAACCGACCGCCTGCATCCTCACCATCGCCGGGAGAACCCTCCGCGCATTGAACGTG TTCACCCACACAGCAGCACAAATTCAACCATCCTTTTCAGTTGGGGAAAACTTCTCGGGCGATACCCCGGACGTGGCGGAAGAGAACACGGTGACCGTAGAGAGTGGTGATGTCATAATCGCCGGGACCGACGGGCTTTTCGACAACGTGTATCCTGATGATATAGAGGAAGTGGTGAGGCTGTGTCAGGAGGAAGCGAATGAGCCGGAGTTGGTGGCTTGGAAATTGGCTAAGGTGATGCGCCAGAACTCTTTGAATGAAAATATCCACACCCCATTCGAGTCGTCGGGCTACGAGGCAGGGGTTCTGCACTTTGGCGGGAAATACGCCGATATTACGGTCGTTGCTGCCTTCGTTGTCCGTATTAAT GGAGACAGGCTTCTTGTTGTTGACGATGACAGGATTGGCTGGCTTCACAATCTTGCCGTTGGTCATGGCTATGGAATTAGGCAGCTGCTTCGACCCTTCGGGAACGCCGATATCTCTTGTTGA
- the LOC142545503 gene encoding calmodulin binding protein PICBP-like: MSMWHLIHQHMASELATEAASKPLPSSEVLDCVDNKSSFLAEENLVASRDFPDSNIGAENDSDTREIEIQKLFAIKLVREAIEKILLPEVQDVLSVTSENISPKEYPEKKQNEDYTEESYGDPDADKGKGCVPSTSEEICPIVEDSFSVKMVKTGKSTISKSDKKAPKHWSNLKKWILLQRFIRELEKVRKFNPKKPLQLPLSPVAEAEKVNLRPLALDEKKRGEEWMLDYALRQAVNQLAPTQKRKVALLVKAFETVVPPQEDNQIQHRRDKNGVPVEGKGTLLVNDKVSGIVSARQERSATLIKKYSDLLNSNQDVGKSECGDRDPSVATKSLIIDDMGISITTEKVIQADPDVKIPQEEKTSEHKDTNGAVDDLVDRKDHIKMWHMVYQHVVSGIAEKMGSQLLDGPDDEDVKSPGTIEENHVFNNPGIGFTRSDALKLVKEAVEEILLHDTQDNTADSLSVSTEREIFEENISEVGEQEKSKPENWKKLKKLLLLKKSIKALEKARKFTQTHELTQEPNSEPERVDLKRQIMDEKRKAKQWMLDYAVQHIVTKLNPARKRRVSMLVEAFEAVVPFPEI; the protein is encoded by the exons ATGAGCATGTGGCACTTGATACATCAGCATATGGCCTCAGAGTTGGCTACAGAAGCTGCAAGCAAGCCACTTCCATCTTCTGAAGTTCTAGATTGTGTTGATAATAAAAGTTCATTTCTTGCCGAGGAAAATTTGGTTGCAAGTCGGGATTTTCCTGATTCTAATATAGGTGCGGAAAATGACTCCGACACTCGGGAGATTGAAATCCAAAAGCTTTTTGCTATCAAGCTAGTTCGAGAGGCGATTGAGAAGATTCTTCTTCCAGAGGTTCAAGATGTACTGTCGGTTACAAGTGAAAACATCTCTCCAAAAGAATACCCTGAGAAGAAGCAAAATGAAG ATTACACTGAAGAAAGTTATGGAGACCCGGATGCTGACAAAGGGAAAGGCTGTGTGCCCTCGACTTCAGAAGAGATATGCCCCATCGTCGAAGATTCTTTTAGTGTGAAGATGGTGAAAACTGGAAAATCGACTATAAGCAAATCTGATAAGAAAGCACCTAAGCACTGGAGTAATCTCAAGAAGTGGATTCTACTTCAAAGATTCATCAGAGAATTGGAGAAAGTGAGAAAATTTAACCCCAAGAAGCCTCTGCAGCTGCCGTTAAGTCCTGTTGCAGAAGCAGAAAAAGTCAACCTGAGACCTCTAGCATTAGACGAGAAGAAAAGAGGAGAAGAATGGATGCTCGATTACGCACTTCGTCAGGCAGTGAATCAACTAGCCCCAACTCAAAAGAGAAAAGTCGCGTTGCTTGTAAAAGCTTTTGAAACTGTTGTTCCACCCCAAGAAGATAATCAAATTCAGCACCGAAGAGACAAAAATGGAGTACCAGTTGAAGGGAAAGGAACGCTACTTGTCAATGATAAAGTTTCAGGCATAGTTTCTGCAAGACAAGAAAGAAGCGCTACATTGATCAAGAAGTATAGTGATCTTTTAAATTCAAATCAGGATGTCGGCAAATCAGAATGTGGTGATAGGGATCCATCTGTTGCTACTAAAAGCCTGATCATCGATGATATGGGAATATCAATAACAACCGAGAAAGTGATACAGGCCGACCCAGACGTCAAAATTCCTCAAGAAGAGAAAACATCAGAACACAAAGATACAAATGGGGCAGTAGATGACCTAGTAGACAGGAAAGATCATATAAAAATGTGGCATATGGTATATCAGCATGTGGTGTCTGGTATTGCAGAAAAAATGGGAAGCCAACTTCTTGATGGACCAGATGATGAAGATGTGAAATCACCAGGCACAATTGAAGAAAATCATGTATTCAACAATCCAGGAATTGGATTCACTAGATCAGATGCTCTCAAACTTGTAAAAGAGGCGGTTGAAGAGATTCTTCTTCACGATACTCAAGACAATACCGCTGATTCTCTATCTGTCTCTACAGAGCGAGAGATCTTTGAAGAAAATATCAGTGAAGTTGGAGAACAAGAAAAATCAAAACCCGAGAACTGGAAGAAGCTGAAAAAGCTATTACTCCTCAAGAAATCGATCAAGGCATTGGAGAAAGCTAGGAAATTCACACAAACTCATGAACTCACTCAGGAGCCCAATTCGGAACCAGAGCGAGTTGACTTAAAGCGCCAGATAATGGATGAGAAGAGAAAGGCTAAACAATGGATGCTGGATTATGCTGTTCAACACATTGTCACGAAACTCAATCCAGCTCGGAAGAGAAGAGTGTCCATGCTAGTTGAAGCCTTCGAAGCAGTGGTTCCATTTCCAGAAATTTGA
- the LOC142544569 gene encoding triacylglycerol lipase SDP1-like — translation MDISNEASVDPLSIGPSTLFGRMIAFRIIICKSISHFRHHIFRMLLMCFHKAEKILRDYLAPVISWFHPRNPQGILEANCGIELALDECVAILNHMRRLKRSAERAAAASHGLASTVRFNASKRIPSWNVIARENSTGSLEDDLLADVDSSFHQVVGTGRNLGTHHCTHDGSDSESESVDPNTWTRSGGPLMRTTSADKFFDFVQNLETDSMMTRNNLRVQIQERDQTHKCTNIISTPGRTSDTEFDQIDLNNRDLPGTSSSIMVAEGDFLQPEGIHNGIVFNVVRKEVLTPSNRSSHDSDHNSSPHDSVAECVQLHSLEKEMDVSSVSEKEDDARDDNIYVDDVDSSQIRNDSNSSDSICDKYVTDG, via the coding sequence ATGGATATAAGTAATGAAGCAAGTGTTGATCCATTATCGATCGGACCTTCGACTCTATTTGGTCGAATGATTGCTTTCAGAATCATCATTTGTAAGTCCATATCACATTTTAGGCACCATATATTTCGAATGTTGTTAATGTGCTTTCACAAAGCtgagaaaattttgagggattatTTGGCACCAGTTATCTCATggtttcatcctcgaaatccACAAGGGATTTTAGAAGCCAACTGTGGGATCGAGCTTGCTCTTGATGAGTGCGTTGCCATACTTAACCATATGCGAAGGTTGAAGAGAAGTGCTGAAAGAGCAGCTGCCGCTTCTCATGGTCTAGCCAGCACAGTCCGATTCAACGCATCCAAAAGAATCCCTTCTTGGAATGTCATTGCTCGAGAAAATTCAACGGGATCCCTGGAAGATGACCTCCTTGCAGATGTCGATTCGTCTTTTCACCAAGTAGTTGGTACAGGCAGAAACTTAGGTACACACCATTGCACTCATGATGGAAGTGACAGTGAATCTGAGAGCGTTGATCCCAACACTTGGACACGATCTGGCGGTCCCTTGATGAGAACAACCTCGGCGGACAAGTTTTTCGACTTTGTACAGAATCTTGAGACTGATTCAATGATGACCAGAAACAACCTTCGAGTCCAGATTCAGGAAAGAGATCAAACCCATAAATGCACGAATATAATTTCAACACCGGGTAGAACATCCGACACCGAATTTGATCAGATAGACTTGAATAACCGAGATCTTCCTGGCACCAGTTCAAGCATTATGGTGGCCGAAGGAGATTTTTTGCAGCCTGAAGGAATTCACAATGGTATAGTGTTCAATGTCGTGAGAAAGGAAGTCTTGACTCCATCAAATAGGAGTAGTCATGATTCAGACCATAATAGCTCGCCACATGATTCAGTCGCGGAGTGTGTGCAACTCCACTCTCTGGAAAAGGAAATGGATGTTAGCTCGGTTTCTGAAAAGGAGGACGATGCTAGAGACGACAACATATATGTAGATGATGTCGATTCGAGTCAAATCCGGAATGATAGTAATTCTAGTGACAGTATATGTGACAAGTATGTTACGGATGGTTGA
- the LOC142545504 gene encoding putative calcium-binding protein CML35 has protein sequence MKLARIIPTKIFKKRKQSRSVSRSETDPSSFGSHTTSSSCSDDGSFKKPQGLSTPTSVIPSSSSDIRSSEPDVFFELKQAFEMMDRGREGKVRKEQLEALLSRLGAEPPSDEELNMMLSEVDRDGDGCISLEEFYAIGSAFAKPACDWELREVFAFFDSDGNGKISAEELYKVFEIIGDARCTVEDCRRMIADVDRNGDGFVCFEDFSRMMEQQR, from the coding sequence ATGAAACTCGCCAGGATCATCCCCACCAAGATTTTTAAGAAACGCAAGCAATCTCGCTCCGTTTCCAGATCCGAAACGGACCCGTCATCCTTCGGATCTCATACGACGTCTTCGTCGTGCTCCGACGATGGATCATTCAAGAAGCCCCAAGGGTTATCCACACCGACTAGCGTTATCCCATCATCGTCCTCGGATATCCGATCCAGCGAACCTGATGTTTTCTTTGAGCTCAAACAGGCGTTCGAGATGATGGACAGAGGCCGCGAAGGGAAGGTCAGGAAGGAGCAGCTGGAGGCCTTGCTCAGCCGTCTGGGGGCCGAGCCACCGAGCGACGAGGAGCTGAACATGATGCTGAGCGAGGTGGATAGAGATGGGGACGGGTGCATCTCTCTGGAGGAGTTCTACGCCATCGGCTCGGCTTTTGCGAAGCCGGCTTGCGACTGGGAGCTGAGGGAGGTATTCGCCTTCTTCGACTCCGATGGGAATGGGAAGATATCGGCGGAGGAGCTTTACAAGGTCTTCGAAATAATCGGCGACGCGCGGTGCACGGTGGAGGACTGCCGGCGAATGATCGCAGATGTGGACCGGAATGGGGACGGATTTGTGTGCTTCGAGGATTTCAGCCGTATGATGGAGCAGCAAAGATGA
- the LOC142545505 gene encoding putative methyltransferase PMT7 isoform X1, giving the protein MVGFFNVGAFDWKTGQRIMLILLTMAASFYVGTLFGNSSSSPYVPFEQPAVQQNEASVFISNDTVNSGVFTNKVSLTYRTVPLRIPVTGMNICPSKYDEYIPCHDISYIKELLPKLDLSRKEELERHCPPLRRRLFCLVPPPADYKIPIRWPSSRDYVWRSNVNHTHLAEVKGGQNWVHEKGQLWWFPGGGTHFKNGASEYIERLGNMTTNDNGNLLSAGVFQILDVGCGVASFSAYLLPLNIQTMSFAPKDGHENQIQFALERGIGAMISSLSTKMLPYPSNTFEMVHCSRCRVDWHENEGILIKEVDRLLRSNGYFVYSAPPAYKTDKEYPLIWDKVMNLTSAMCWKLIARKVQTAIWIKPEDNSCIQKNAQQKIINVCNHLDDEKPSWKAPLRNCIAERVSQKLPPMPQRLSEFSGTLSKLGINREKFLVDTIYWQDQIRHYWRLMDAEEKDVRNVMDMNAFLGGFAVALKTWPVWIMNVVPISANNTLSAIYDRGLIGAFHDWCEPFSTYPRSYDLIHANNLLSHYKNREEGCLLEDIMLEMDRMLRPQGYAIIRGEDASIMTKIADLAPKFLWDTQLHTLENDEKKMEQVLFCRKKFWAIL; this is encoded by the exons ATGGTGGGATTTTTCAACGTGGGAGCCTTTGATTGGAAGACGGGTCAGCGCATAATGCTTATCCTTTTAACAATGGCTGCTTCTTTCTACGTCGGGACACTCTTCGGAAACAGCTCCTCGTCTCCCTATGTACCATTTGAACAGCCAGCCGTGCAACAGAACGAAGCGTCTGTGTTCATCTCCAATGATACGGTTAACTCTG GCGTGTTTACAAATAAAGTTAGTCTTACATACCGTACAGTACCGCTAAGGATTCCAGTAACAGGAATGAACATTTGTCCTTCAAAATACGATGAGTATATTCCTTGCCACGACATTTCTTACATCAAAGAGTTACTGCCGAAGTTAGATCTTTCCAGAAAGGAGGAGCTAGAGAGGCATTGCCCTCCACTCAGAAGGCGCTTATTTTGTTTGGTGCCACCACCAGCTGACTATAAGATACCGATCAGGTGGCCTTCTAGCAGGGACTATGTCTGGCGAAGCAATGTGAATCATACACATCTTGCTGAGGTGAAAGGAGGGCAAAATTGGGTGCATGAGAAGGGTCAATTGTGGTGGTTTCCTGGCGGGGGTACTCATTTCAAGAATGGAGCTTCTGAATACATTGAGAG ATTGGGAAATATGACTACAAATGACAATGGAAACCTCCTTTCTGCTGGTGTGTTTCAAATTTTAGATGTTGGTTGTGGAGTAGCTAGCTTCTCAGCTTACCTTCTTCCCTTGAACATTCAAACTATGTCTTTTGCTCCCAAAGATGGTCatgaaaatcaaattcaatttgCTCTAGAACGAGGAATTGGTGCTATGATTTCTTCTTTGTCCACCAAAATGTTACCATATCCCAGTAACACCTTTGAGATGGTCCATTGTTCCAGATGTCGTGTTGACTGGCATGAGAATG AAGGCATTCTGATCAAAGAAGTGGATCGTCTATTGAGATCAAATGGATATTTTGTCTACTCAGCTCCTCCTGCTTACAAAACTGATAAAGAATATCCATTGATTTGGGATAAGGTGATGAATCTGACTTCTGCTATGTGCTGGAAACTCATTGCTCGGAAAGTGCAGACAGCAATCTGGATTAAGCCAGAGGACAACTCATGCATACAGAAAAATGCGCAGCAAAAAATTATCAATGTATGCAATCACCTTGATGATGAAAAGCCCTCGTGGAAAGCACCATTGAGGAACTGTATAGCTGAACGTGTTTCCCAGAAACTCCCTCCTATGCCTCAGCGTCTCTCAGAGTTTTCTGGAACCCTCAGCAAGCTAG GTATCAATCGAGAAAAGTTTTTGGTAGATACAATCTACTGGCAGGACCAAATTCGGCATTACTGGAGATTGATGGATGCTGAAGAGAAAGATGTACGCAACGTCATGGACATGAATGCTTTCCTCGGTGGATTTGCAGTTGCCTTGAAAACATGGCCTGTTTGGATTATGAATGTAGTTCCTATAAGCGCCAACAATACCTTATCTGCCATTTATGACAGGGGTTTAATTGGTGCTTTCCACGACTG GTGCGAACCATTCTCAACATACCCACGTTCATATGATCTGATACATGCCAACAATCTTCTATCTCATTACAAGAACCGTGAAGAAGGTTGCTTACTCGAGGACATAATGCTGGAGATGGATCGTATGTTGCGACCTCAG GGTTATGCAATTATTAGAGGTGAAGATGCAAGTATTATGACAAAGATCGCAGATCTTGCTCCAAAGTTTCTTTGGGATACTCAACTGCATACTCTGGAAAATGATGAGAAGAAAATGGAACAAGTCTTATTTTGCCGGAAGAAGTTCTGGGCAATCCTTTGA
- the LOC142545505 gene encoding putative methyltransferase PMT7 isoform X2, giving the protein MNICPSKYDEYIPCHDISYIKELLPKLDLSRKEELERHCPPLRRRLFCLVPPPADYKIPIRWPSSRDYVWRSNVNHTHLAEVKGGQNWVHEKGQLWWFPGGGTHFKNGASEYIERLGNMTTNDNGNLLSAGVFQILDVGCGVASFSAYLLPLNIQTMSFAPKDGHENQIQFALERGIGAMISSLSTKMLPYPSNTFEMVHCSRCRVDWHENEGILIKEVDRLLRSNGYFVYSAPPAYKTDKEYPLIWDKVMNLTSAMCWKLIARKVQTAIWIKPEDNSCIQKNAQQKIINVCNHLDDEKPSWKAPLRNCIAERVSQKLPPMPQRLSEFSGTLSKLGINREKFLVDTIYWQDQIRHYWRLMDAEEKDVRNVMDMNAFLGGFAVALKTWPVWIMNVVPISANNTLSAIYDRGLIGAFHDWCEPFSTYPRSYDLIHANNLLSHYKNREEGCLLEDIMLEMDRMLRPQGYAIIRGEDASIMTKIADLAPKFLWDTQLHTLENDEKKMEQVLFCRKKFWAIL; this is encoded by the exons ATGAACATTTGTCCTTCAAAATACGATGAGTATATTCCTTGCCACGACATTTCTTACATCAAAGAGTTACTGCCGAAGTTAGATCTTTCCAGAAAGGAGGAGCTAGAGAGGCATTGCCCTCCACTCAGAAGGCGCTTATTTTGTTTGGTGCCACCACCAGCTGACTATAAGATACCGATCAGGTGGCCTTCTAGCAGGGACTATGTCTGGCGAAGCAATGTGAATCATACACATCTTGCTGAGGTGAAAGGAGGGCAAAATTGGGTGCATGAGAAGGGTCAATTGTGGTGGTTTCCTGGCGGGGGTACTCATTTCAAGAATGGAGCTTCTGAATACATTGAGAG ATTGGGAAATATGACTACAAATGACAATGGAAACCTCCTTTCTGCTGGTGTGTTTCAAATTTTAGATGTTGGTTGTGGAGTAGCTAGCTTCTCAGCTTACCTTCTTCCCTTGAACATTCAAACTATGTCTTTTGCTCCCAAAGATGGTCatgaaaatcaaattcaatttgCTCTAGAACGAGGAATTGGTGCTATGATTTCTTCTTTGTCCACCAAAATGTTACCATATCCCAGTAACACCTTTGAGATGGTCCATTGTTCCAGATGTCGTGTTGACTGGCATGAGAATG AAGGCATTCTGATCAAAGAAGTGGATCGTCTATTGAGATCAAATGGATATTTTGTCTACTCAGCTCCTCCTGCTTACAAAACTGATAAAGAATATCCATTGATTTGGGATAAGGTGATGAATCTGACTTCTGCTATGTGCTGGAAACTCATTGCTCGGAAAGTGCAGACAGCAATCTGGATTAAGCCAGAGGACAACTCATGCATACAGAAAAATGCGCAGCAAAAAATTATCAATGTATGCAATCACCTTGATGATGAAAAGCCCTCGTGGAAAGCACCATTGAGGAACTGTATAGCTGAACGTGTTTCCCAGAAACTCCCTCCTATGCCTCAGCGTCTCTCAGAGTTTTCTGGAACCCTCAGCAAGCTAG GTATCAATCGAGAAAAGTTTTTGGTAGATACAATCTACTGGCAGGACCAAATTCGGCATTACTGGAGATTGATGGATGCTGAAGAGAAAGATGTACGCAACGTCATGGACATGAATGCTTTCCTCGGTGGATTTGCAGTTGCCTTGAAAACATGGCCTGTTTGGATTATGAATGTAGTTCCTATAAGCGCCAACAATACCTTATCTGCCATTTATGACAGGGGTTTAATTGGTGCTTTCCACGACTG GTGCGAACCATTCTCAACATACCCACGTTCATATGATCTGATACATGCCAACAATCTTCTATCTCATTACAAGAACCGTGAAGAAGGTTGCTTACTCGAGGACATAATGCTGGAGATGGATCGTATGTTGCGACCTCAG GGTTATGCAATTATTAGAGGTGAAGATGCAAGTATTATGACAAAGATCGCAGATCTTGCTCCAAAGTTTCTTTGGGATACTCAACTGCATACTCTGGAAAATGATGAGAAGAAAATGGAACAAGTCTTATTTTGCCGGAAGAAGTTCTGGGCAATCCTTTGA
- the LOC142545506 gene encoding uncharacterized protein LOC142545506 yields MAGSSASKDFSVVVLASDLGVDARPFLSPPESVEAEEENWHDCPSLLTPSDDFSDLDALQFFRLESGSDKSGYPILRIVGKYFPALVIPGERLKKYVFHKILTEIPDGPFCIVYIHSTAQKDDNSPGITILRWIYEELPNDYKDKLQVVYFIHPGLRSRLVFATLGRFLLSGGLYWKIKYISRLQYLWQDIKKGDVEIPEFVQEHDNILEHRPLTDYGIEPDPFHLTEVPSTAYSFGRYESGWSSREYMS; encoded by the exons ATGGCGGGTTCTTCAGCATCAAAGGATTTCTCAGTTGTCGTTTTAGCCTCGGATCTCGGCGTAGACGCCCGACCCTTTCTATCTCCACCGGAATCGGTGGAGGCCGAGGAGGAGAACTGGCACGACTGCCCTTCTCTTTTAACCCCATCCGATGATTTCTCTGACCTCGACGCCCTCCAATTCTTTCGTCTGGAAAGTGGCTCCGATAAATCCGGATACCCTATTTTACGCATTGTTGGAAAGTATTTTCCGG CTCTCGTGATCCCTGGAGAGAGGCTGAAGAAATATGTGTTTCACAAAATTTTAACTGAAATACCAGATGGGCCATTTTGCATTGTATACATCCATAGTACAGCGCAGAAGGATGACAATTCCCCTGGCATTACAATCCTAAGGTGGATCTATGAAGAACTACCCAATGATTATAAAGACAAACTTCAGGTTGTGTACTTTATTCATCCCGGGCTTCGGTCAAGACTTGTCTTTGCTACACTTGGGAGATTCCTTTTAAGCGGAGG TTTATATTGGAAAATCAAATACATCAGTAGGCTTCAATATCTCTGGCAAGATATAAAGAAGGGAGATGTAGAGATTCCAGAATTTGTTCAAGAGCATGACAACATTCTGGAGCACAGGCCCCTTACAGATTATGGGATTGAACCTGATCCCTTTCATTTGACCGAGGTACCTTCAACTGCCTATTCATTTGGAAGATATGAATCAGGATGGTCATCTCGAGAATACATGTCCTAG